A section of the Candidatus Cloacimonadota bacterium genome encodes:
- the rpsG gene encoding 30S ribosomal protein S7, giving the protein MARKKKSVQREILPDPKYNNVKLTKFINCVMRKGKKSIAEGIVYGALDIISEKSKKDPLEVFLQAIDNVRPVVKVVSKRVGGQNYQVPIEVTEKNGQAIAFRWIISHAKSRSEKSMKQRLAAELLAAFDKEGSSIKKREDTHKMAEANKAFAHLRW; this is encoded by the coding sequence ATGGCGAGGAAAAAAAAGTCAGTACAGAGAGAAATACTACCCGATCCGAAATATAATAATGTTAAGTTGACCAAGTTCATCAATTGCGTTATGAGAAAAGGTAAAAAGAGCATTGCTGAGGGAATAGTTTATGGTGCCCTGGATATCATCTCCGAGAAATCGAAGAAAGATCCTTTAGAGGTTTTCCTGCAAGCGATAGACAATGTTCGTCCGGTTGTTAAAGTTGTTTCCAAAAGAGTTGGCGGTCAGAACTATCAGGTTCCGATCGAAGTAACCGAGAAGAATGGGCAGGCGATAGCATTTCGCTGGATCATCAGTCATGCTAAGAGCCGCTCTGAAAAGAGCATGAAGCAGAGATTAGCGGCTGAGTTACTTGCTGCTTTTGATAAAGAGGGATCGAGTATCAAGAAGCGGGAAGATACCCATAAGATGGCTGAAGCGAACAAGGCATTTGCTCACCTGCGTTGGTAA
- the rpsL gene encoding 30S ribosomal protein S12, whose product MPTINQLVRKGRKKIAKKHKNRALEACPQRRGVCTRVYTTTPKKPNSALRKVARVRLTNGFEVTAYIPGEGHNLQEHSIVLIRGGRIKDLPGVRFHIVRGALDASGVEKRVNSRSKYGTKRPKK is encoded by the coding sequence GTGCCAACAATTAATCAATTAGTACGCAAAGGAAGAAAGAAGATCGCTAAGAAACATAAGAACCGTGCCCTGGAAGCATGTCCTCAAAGACGGGGAGTATGTACGAGAGTATATACCACAACCCCCAAAAAACCAAACTCTGCCTTGAGAAAAGTTGCTCGAGTCAGATTGACCAACGGTTTTGAGGTAACAGCATATATTCCGGGAGAAGGTCACAATCTTCAGGAACACTCAATTGTCTTGATCAGAGGTGGCAGGATCAAAGATCTTCCCGGCGTCAGGTTTCATATCGTCAGAGGTGCTCTTGATGCGAGTGGAGTAGAGAAAAGGGTCAATTCCCGTTCCAAATACGGTACCAAAAGACCGAAAAAGTAA